Proteins from a genomic interval of Deferrivibrio essentukiensis:
- a CDS encoding cupin domain-containing protein: MKRRVFIKSGSGEFVQMLPGVKRKTLTFAEKTLSIEIFLDKGSKVPPHSHIYEQTGYMIYGKAVLNIGGEIYNVEPGDAWTIPSDVEHSLEVIEDSKIIEIFSPMREEYI, translated from the coding sequence ATGAAAAGAAGAGTATTTATCAAATCAGGTAGTGGTGAATTTGTACAGATGCTTCCAGGGGTAAAAAGAAAAACACTTACTTTTGCAGAAAAAACACTTTCTATTGAAATCTTTCTCGATAAAGGCTCAAAAGTCCCACCCCACAGTCATATTTATGAACAAACAGGATATATGATATACGGCAAAGCAGTGCTTAATATTGGTGGCGAAATTTACAATGTTGAGCCAGGAGATGCCTGGACAATCCCATCTGATGTGGAGCATTCTTTGGAAGTTATCGAGGATTCCAAAATAATTGAAATCTTTTCTCCTATGAGAGAAGAGTATATCTGA
- a CDS encoding ABC transporter ATP-binding protein, with protein sequence MGILKINNLHKTFKTKGKFVKALDGINFSVEKGEILGFLGPNGAGKSTTIKTIMDLIRPDSGNVEIDGVDSRMPKARIKIGFMPENPQYYDTLTGYSLLMFTASVFGMDKNIAIKKAWELLDEFDLKEAAKRPIRNYSKGMIQRIGFASAIIHNPEILILDEPMSGLDPMGRVLFKKKLKELNENGATIFFSSHIIPDIEDICSRVLIVNKGRVVADLSREEIKYSTTSGFNIITKSALDIQGVNFEKISNDLYKSYCKKEQLIELLEKIKETKIQIVDIEPVKKDLEDIFVEIAGKK encoded by the coding sequence ATGGGAATACTGAAAATAAATAATTTACATAAGACATTTAAGACAAAAGGCAAATTTGTCAAAGCCCTTGACGGGATAAATTTTAGTGTTGAGAAAGGGGAAATTCTCGGGTTTTTAGGGCCAAATGGGGCAGGGAAAAGCACCACAATTAAAACAATAATGGATTTAATAAGACCTGACAGTGGCAATGTGGAGATTGATGGTGTGGACTCAAGAATGCCTAAGGCAAGAATAAAAATCGGCTTTATGCCAGAAAATCCACAGTATTATGATACTTTGACGGGTTATTCGCTTTTGATGTTTACAGCATCAGTTTTTGGTATGGATAAAAACATTGCAATAAAAAAAGCCTGGGAGCTTTTGGATGAATTTGATTTAAAAGAAGCTGCAAAAAGGCCTATAAGAAATTACAGTAAAGGGATGATTCAAAGAATAGGATTTGCTTCTGCTATTATTCACAACCCCGAAATCCTTATTCTGGATGAGCCGATGAGCGGGCTCGACCCAATGGGAAGAGTTTTATTCAAGAAAAAACTTAAGGAGTTAAATGAAAATGGTGCCACAATCTTTTTTAGCTCTCATATTATCCCTGATATAGAAGATATTTGCAGTCGAGTTTTGATAGTGAATAAGGGGAGGGTGGTAGCTGATTTATCAAGGGAGGAGATAAAATACAGCACAACTTCAGGATTTAATATTATTACAAAAAGTGCTCTTGATATCCAAGGTGTAAATTTTGAAAAAATATCAAATGACCTTTATAAATCTTATTGTAAAAAAGAGCAGCTAATAGAACTTTTGGAAAAAATTAAAGAGACTAAAATTCAAATAGTCGATATCGAGCCTGTAAAAAAGGATTTGGAAGATATTTTTGTGGAGATAGCGGGCAAAAAATAG
- a CDS encoding ABC transporter permease codes for MKFSIFTIKTILKDRLFLMILSFILVYAFIPVFSYFSMRQLQEISITMSISLNSFILLILSLFGSIYTIWRDIERKYTFTMLSYPIKRVSYIIGRYVGFVIILLIITLINLGLGAIAIKISAGFYKSQLPIIWSNIVIAYLFSFMKYSIVLALGFLFASFSTSFFTPVFSTIAIFLAGNSIQGIYDYLMKESDKMASYLKSIVSFFYYILPNLSAFDMTSYAAYSLKININSILFSIGYFILYISVVMCIAVLIFNKRDLK; via the coding sequence ATGAAATTTTCTATTTTTACTATAAAAACGATTCTTAAAGACAGATTATTTTTAATGATTTTGTCTTTTATTTTGGTCTATGCGTTTATCCCTGTTTTCAGCTATTTTTCTATGCGTCAGTTACAGGAAATTTCTATTACTATGTCAATCTCTCTTAACTCTTTTATACTTCTTATTTTATCACTTTTTGGAAGTATTTATACTATTTGGCGGGATATTGAGAGAAAATATACATTCACAATGCTCAGTTATCCTATAAAAAGAGTAAGTTATATTATCGGCCGATATGTGGGGTTTGTCATAATATTATTGATAATTACTTTAATAAATTTGGGGTTAGGTGCTATTGCCATAAAAATTTCTGCAGGTTTTTATAAATCTCAGCTTCCTATTATTTGGAGTAATATAGTCATTGCATATCTGTTTTCATTTATGAAATATTCTATAGTGCTTGCTTTGGGATTTTTGTTTGCTTCATTTTCCACATCATTTTTTACACCTGTTTTTTCTACAATAGCTATCTTTTTAGCGGGAAACTCTATTCAAGGGATTTATGACTACCTTATGAAAGAATCAGACAAAATGGCCTCATATCTTAAAAGTATAGTTTCTTTCTTTTACTATATTTTGCCTAATTTATCAGCTTTTGATATGACGTCTTACGCAGCATACTCTTTGAAAATTAACATTAATTCTATTCTGTTTTCTATAGGTTATTTTATATTGTATATTTCTGTGGTGATGTGTATTGCAGTTTTGATATTTAATAAGCGAGATTTAAAGTGA
- the meaB gene encoding methylmalonyl Co-A mutase-associated GTPase MeaB: protein MNIDEMFEGVLSGNRRHLAKAITLIESKREEDFKDSLKLLDKLVPYSGNSIRIGITGTPGVGKSTFIESFGLYLISKGYKVAVLAVDPSSQKTGGSILGDKTRMEELSRSDKAFIRPSPSGDTLGGVARKTREAMIACEAAGYDAILVETVGVGQSEVAVADMVDIFTLLLLPNSGDELQGIKRGVMELSDVILVNKAEDDNLEKAKLAKSQIENALMMFSHREDGWNIPVILTSGLKGFGFEDYFNALMNYFDLMKKTGLLVTRRDSQYISWMWSMVDDYIKSKIHNNKDMKNLISECQKNIISKKSSPFSVAEILIDNLKNIFN from the coding sequence ATGAACATAGATGAAATGTTTGAAGGGGTGCTGTCTGGCAACAGGCGGCACCTTGCCAAAGCTATAACACTTATCGAAAGTAAAAGGGAAGAGGACTTTAAAGACTCTCTCAAACTTCTTGATAAACTTGTCCCCTACTCAGGCAATTCTATCAGAATAGGGATTACAGGGACTCCGGGTGTTGGTAAAAGCACTTTTATTGAATCTTTTGGGCTTTACCTTATAAGTAAGGGGTATAAAGTTGCAGTTTTGGCAGTTGACCCATCCTCACAAAAGACAGGTGGCAGCATTCTTGGTGATAAGACGAGAATGGAAGAATTAAGTAGGAGTGATAAAGCATTTATCAGGCCTTCACCATCGGGTGATACATTAGGGGGGGTTGCCAGAAAGACAAGAGAGGCTATGATTGCATGTGAAGCAGCAGGTTATGATGCAATATTGGTTGAGACTGTTGGGGTAGGGCAGTCTGAAGTTGCTGTTGCTGATATGGTAGATATATTTACACTTCTTCTACTACCAAACTCAGGCGATGAATTGCAGGGGATAAAAAGAGGTGTAATGGAGCTGTCTGATGTTATTCTTGTCAATAAGGCTGAAGATGACAATTTAGAAAAAGCAAAGCTTGCGAAATCTCAAATTGAAAATGCCTTAATGATGTTTTCTCACAGAGAAGACGGATGGAATATACCTGTAATTTTGACAAGTGGATTAAAAGGTTTTGGTTTTGAAGACTATTTTAATGCTTTAATGAATTATTTTGATTTAATGAAAAAAACAGGTTTGCTTGTTACAAGAAGGGACTCTCAATATATCTCATGGATGTGGTCAATGGTGGACGATTATATAAAAAGTAAAATTCATAACAATAAAGATATGAAAAACTTGATATCTGAATGTCAAAAAAATATCATTTCAAAGAAATCTTCACCGTTTTCTGTGGCGGAAATTTTAATTGATAACTTGAAAAATATCTTTAATTAA
- the scpA gene encoding methylmalonyl-CoA mutase, which translates to MKKYTIKDWENLAKKEIKSDDLSQLIWNTPEGFPVKPLYTLEDIENLETINTLPGLEPFIRGPRATMYAVKPWTIRQYAGFSTAEESNAFYKKNLAAGQQGLSVAFDLPTHRGYDSDHPRVVGDVGKAGVAIDSVEDMKILFDGIPLDKVSVSMTMNGAVIPIMANFIVAAEEQGVSQEKLAGTIQNDILKEFMVRNTYIYPPEPSMRIIADIIEYTSKYMPKFNSISISGYHIQEAGANCALELAFTLADGLEYIRAALSKGLHIDKFAPRLSFFFGIGMNFFMEIAKLRAARLLWSKIVKEFNPSDPRSMALRTHCQTSGWSLTEQDPYNNVIRTTIEAMAAVLGGTQSLHTNALDEAIALPTEFSARIARNTQIIIQEETNICNVIDPLGGSYYIESLTNTLAEKAWEIIEEVEELGGMTKAIESGMPKLRIEESAARKQARIDSGLDTIVGVNKYKLENEVPVEILEIDNTAVREAQIKRLNKIRAERDNESVKNALEKLTKACENKEQNLLEVAVEAARLRATVGEISDAMEKVFGRHKAEIRLQSGVYMSEVQDKQDFMQVKELVDSFAQELGRRPRILIAKMGQDGHDRGAKVVATGYADLGFDVDVGPLFQTPDETAKMAVENDVHVIGVSSLAAGHKTLIPQLIEELEKLGADDIIVTAGGVIPRQDYDFLYKSGVACIFGPGTPIHVAAKEVVEAIKAKKYPKTVRNEHR; encoded by the coding sequence ATGAAAAAATACACTATTAAAGATTGGGAAAATCTGGCAAAGAAAGAGATAAAAAGTGATGATTTATCACAGCTTATTTGGAATACTCCTGAAGGATTTCCCGTAAAACCTCTTTATACCTTGGAAGATATAGAAAATTTAGAGACAATAAATACACTTCCAGGCCTTGAGCCTTTTATAAGGGGACCAAGGGCGACAATGTATGCTGTGAAACCCTGGACAATCAGACAGTATGCCGGTTTTTCTACAGCTGAGGAGTCCAATGCCTTTTATAAAAAAAATCTTGCTGCAGGTCAGCAGGGGTTGTCAGTTGCTTTTGACCTTCCAACTCATAGGGGTTATGATTCCGATCATCCAAGAGTTGTTGGGGATGTGGGTAAAGCAGGTGTGGCTATTGACTCCGTAGAAGATATGAAGATACTTTTTGACGGTATCCCTCTTGATAAAGTTTCTGTATCAATGACTATGAATGGTGCCGTTATACCTATTATGGCAAATTTTATTGTAGCAGCTGAAGAGCAGGGAGTATCACAGGAAAAGCTCGCAGGTACTATTCAAAATGATATTTTGAAAGAGTTTATGGTAAGAAATACATATATTTATCCACCAGAGCCGTCAATGAGGATTATTGCAGATATTATTGAGTATACCAGCAAATATATGCCAAAGTTTAACTCAATTAGCATCAGCGGTTATCATATTCAAGAAGCCGGAGCAAATTGTGCTTTAGAGCTTGCTTTTACATTGGCTGACGGTCTTGAGTATATAAGAGCTGCACTTTCAAAAGGTTTGCATATAGATAAATTTGCTCCAAGACTCTCCTTCTTTTTTGGAATAGGGATGAACTTTTTTATGGAAATTGCAAAATTAAGAGCTGCAAGGCTCCTTTGGTCAAAAATTGTAAAAGAGTTTAACCCTTCTGATCCAAGGTCTATGGCACTTAGGACTCATTGTCAGACTTCCGGTTGGAGCTTGACCGAGCAAGACCCTTACAATAATGTTATAAGGACTACTATTGAAGCTATGGCTGCAGTCCTTGGTGGCACGCAGTCTCTTCATACAAATGCCCTTGATGAGGCAATAGCACTTCCGACTGAATTTTCTGCAAGGATAGCAAGAAACACTCAGATTATTATTCAGGAGGAAACAAATATTTGTAATGTAATTGACCCTCTTGGAGGCTCATATTACATAGAAAGCCTTACAAATACTTTGGCGGAAAAGGCTTGGGAGATTATTGAAGAGGTTGAAGAGCTTGGAGGTATGACCAAAGCAATCGAATCAGGTATGCCAAAGCTAAGAATTGAAGAGTCTGCAGCAAGAAAACAGGCAAGAATTGATTCAGGGCTTGATACAATTGTAGGTGTAAATAAATATAAACTTGAAAATGAAGTCCCTGTTGAGATTTTGGAAATAGATAATACGGCTGTAAGGGAAGCACAGATTAAAAGGCTCAATAAGATTAGGGCAGAAAGGGATAACGAATCAGTAAAAAATGCCCTTGAAAAGTTGACAAAAGCTTGCGAAAATAAAGAGCAAAACCTTCTTGAGGTTGCTGTAGAAGCAGCAAGGCTTAGGGCAACAGTTGGTGAAATTTCAGATGCTATGGAAAAGGTCTTTGGTAGACATAAAGCTGAGATAAGGCTTCAATCAGGGGTATATATGAGTGAAGTGCAGGACAAGCAGGATTTTATGCAGGTTAAAGAGCTGGTTGATAGTTTTGCACAAGAGCTTGGCAGAAGGCCAAGGATTTTAATAGCGAAAATGGGGCAGGACGGCCATGATAGAGGTGCGAAAGTCGTAGCTACCGGATATGCTGATTTGGGATTTGATGTGGATGTTGGACCATTATTTCAGACTCCGGATGAGACCGCCAAAATGGCTGTAGAAAATGATGTGCATGTTATAGGGGTTTCAAGTCTTGCCGCCGGGCATAAAACGTTAATTCCTCAATTAATTGAAGAGCTTGAAAAGTTAGGGGCGGACGATATTATTGTTACCGCCGGTGGTGTTATCCCGAGACAGGATTACGACTTTTTATATAAAAGTGGTGTTGCGTGTATATTTGGCCCGGGGACGCCGATTCATGTGGCTGCTAAAGAAGTGGTAGAAGCCATAAAAGCTAAAAAGTATCCAAAAACAGTAAGAAATGAACATAGATGA
- a CDS encoding biotin/lipoyl-containing protein, with translation MAVKRKYFATVEGHEEELLVDLTEEAPSNYTVVINDKEYKVDFEQINETIYSVIINGRSYAIDMSEKGDKYEVIVDGDNFNVEILDEMKKLMRMRTSSSVEGRQVIEAPMPGYIWKMLKEPGDEVKAGEPIMILVAMKMENEIKSPKDGVVTEIFVKASEDPNESTVAMGDKLAIVE, from the coding sequence ATGGCTGTGAAAAGAAAATATTTTGCTACTGTTGAAGGGCACGAAGAAGAGTTGTTGGTGGATCTTACTGAGGAGGCACCTTCTAATTATACAGTTGTAATTAATGATAAAGAGTACAAGGTCGATTTTGAACAAATCAATGAAACTATTTATTCAGTCATTATAAATGGTAGATCTTATGCTATCGATATGAGTGAGAAAGGTGATAAGTACGAGGTAATAGTTGATGGAGATAACTTTAATGTAGAGATTCTTGATGAGATGAAAAAGTTGATGAGGATGAGAACTTCTTCATCAGTTGAAGGCAGACAGGTTATTGAAGCACCGATGCCAGGATATATTTGGAAAATGCTCAAAGAACCCGGAGACGAAGTTAAGGCTGGTGAACCAATAATGATTTTGGTTGCAATGAAAATGGAGAACGAAATAAAATCTCCAAAAGATGGCGTAGTAACTGAAATATTTGTCAAAGCAAGTGAAGATCCAAATGAAAGTACTGTTGCAATGGGAGATAAATTAGCAATTGTTGAGTAA
- a CDS encoding acetyl-CoA carboxylase biotin carboxylase subunit, producing MPEIKKVLVANRGEIAIRVFRTCRKMGIATVAIYTHADRKAPHVRYADEAYCITDSPADTSYLKQDRIIDIAKKTGAAIHPGYGFYAENAGFRRACDDAGVIFIGPSAEHIEMMGSKTGARAAMAEAGVPTVPGTKNPIRDVEEAKKVAREIGYPIMLKAVYGGGGKGMRLVEKEEDFESSFRTASSEALNAFGNGDVYMEKFIIQPHHVEVQVLGDMHGNGIHLFDRECSIQRRHQKVIEEAPSPFISEETRQKMCAVAAEAVKKIGYFSAGTLEFIVGADQNFYFLEMNTRLQVEHPVTELITGIDIVRQMIFVAEGKPLSYKQEDITRSGHAIECRIYAEDPANNFAPSPGLLTVYQTPEGPNVRVESGAYQGYEIPLYYDPMIAKVCSVSKTRQGAISNMKRILSEYMIAGIKTSIPFHLSVLKNETFLSGVYDTGFIDNKFDMEEMKRRANEDVDVPVIAAAIKQLLSEKISASRAVTRPEVGDSNWKRFGRSVNFAKTLG from the coding sequence ATGCCTGAGATTAAAAAAGTATTGGTTGCAAATAGAGGAGAAATTGCCATAAGGGTTTTTAGAACTTGCAGAAAGATGGGTATTGCCACAGTTGCTATTTATACACATGCCGACAGAAAGGCTCCACATGTAAGATATGCAGATGAAGCATATTGCATTACTGACAGCCCTGCAGATACAAGTTATCTAAAGCAGGATAGGATTATCGATATTGCAAAGAAAACTGGAGCAGCTATTCACCCCGGATATGGTTTTTATGCTGAAAATGCAGGTTTTAGAAGAGCTTGTGATGATGCGGGTGTGATTTTTATAGGACCTTCTGCAGAGCATATAGAGATGATGGGTAGTAAGACAGGTGCAAGAGCGGCTATGGCTGAAGCTGGTGTGCCTACAGTTCCCGGCACAAAAAATCCTATCAGGGATGTTGAGGAAGCTAAAAAAGTAGCAAGGGAAATAGGTTATCCTATAATGTTAAAAGCCGTTTATGGCGGCGGCGGGAAAGGGATGAGGCTTGTTGAAAAAGAGGAAGATTTTGAATCATCCTTCAGAACGGCGAGCAGTGAGGCCCTTAATGCTTTTGGAAATGGCGATGTATATATGGAAAAATTTATTATTCAGCCGCACCACGTTGAAGTCCAAGTATTAGGCGATATGCATGGCAATGGGATTCACCTTTTTGATAGAGAGTGTTCAATTCAGAGAAGACATCAGAAGGTTATAGAAGAAGCTCCATCCCCTTTTATTTCTGAAGAAACAAGACAAAAAATGTGTGCCGTAGCGGCTGAGGCTGTTAAAAAGATTGGATACTTTAGTGCAGGTACACTTGAATTTATTGTTGGTGCTGACCAAAACTTCTACTTTCTTGAGATGAATACAAGGCTTCAGGTTGAGCACCCTGTAACAGAGCTTATTACAGGAATAGATATAGTTAGACAGATGATTTTTGTAGCAGAAGGAAAGCCTTTAAGTTATAAACAGGAAGATATTACAAGAAGTGGGCATGCAATTGAATGTAGAATTTATGCTGAAGACCCTGCAAATAACTTTGCTCCTTCGCCAGGACTATTAACTGTGTATCAGACACCTGAGGGACCGAATGTAAGGGTTGAGAGTGGTGCTTATCAAGGTTATGAAATTCCCCTTTATTATGACCCTATGATTGCAAAAGTTTGTTCTGTCAGTAAAACAAGACAAGGTGCTATTAGTAATATGAAAAGAATTTTATCAGAATACATGATAGCAGGAATAAAAACTTCTATCCCTTTCCATTTAAGTGTTTTGAAAAATGAAACTTTTTTAAGCGGTGTTTATGATACGGGGTTTATTGACAATAAATTTGATATGGAAGAGATGAAAAGAAGAGCAAATGAGGATGTGGATGTTCCTGTAATTGCGGCAGCTATAAAGCAGCTTCTTTCAGAAAAGATTTCTGCCTCTCGTGCTGTTACAAGACCTGAAGTAGGTGACTCAAACTGGAAACGTTTTGGTAGAAGTGTTAATTTTGCAAAAACATTAGGATAA
- a CDS encoding acyl-CoA carboxylase subunit beta produces MEEKIKQLMELNEKAELGGGVERIKKMHSQGKLTARERIDKLLDKGTFVELDKFVVHRCNYFGMEKNKILGDGVVTGYGKINGRTVFVFAQDFTVFGGSLSEMFAKKICKIMDLAMEVGAPVIGLNDSGGARIQEGVLSLAGYADIFLRNSLASGVVPQISAIMGPCAGGAVYSPALTDFIFMVKETSYMFITGPEVVKTVTSEVVTKEELGGAMTHNTKSGVAHFAAENDEDCLLKIRELMSYLPNNNMEDAPVVPTKDDPNRVEMSLREMVPVDPNKPYDMKEIIQKVVDDGNFFEVQEFFAKNIIVGFGRLNGKTIGIVANQPSVLAGALDIDSSVKGARFVRFCDAFNIPLLTFVDVPGFMPGVSQEYGGIIKHGAKLLYAYCEATVPKVTLITRKAYGGAYDVLSSKHVRGDINYAYPTAEIAVMGPDGAVQILFSKEVANAEDPVAKKKELTDNYRETFANPYRAAELGFVDEVILPEYTRPRLIQAFELLANKRQSVPPKKHDNLPL; encoded by the coding sequence ATGGAAGAAAAAATCAAACAGTTAATGGAGCTTAATGAGAAAGCTGAGCTCGGTGGTGGTGTTGAAAGAATCAAAAAGATGCACAGCCAGGGTAAACTAACCGCAAGGGAGAGAATTGATAAGTTATTGGATAAAGGCACATTTGTTGAGCTTGATAAATTTGTGGTTCATAGGTGTAACTATTTTGGAATGGAAAAAAATAAAATATTAGGTGATGGTGTAGTTACCGGATACGGTAAGATAAATGGTAGAACAGTATTTGTTTTTGCGCAGGATTTTACAGTGTTTGGTGGTTCACTTTCTGAGATGTTTGCCAAAAAGATTTGTAAGATTATGGATCTTGCTATGGAAGTTGGTGCGCCGGTTATTGGTCTTAACGACTCCGGTGGAGCAAGGATTCAGGAAGGGGTTTTATCATTGGCAGGTTATGCTGATATCTTCTTGAGAAACAGCCTTGCAAGTGGTGTTGTACCTCAGATTTCTGCAATTATGGGACCGTGTGCAGGTGGTGCTGTTTATTCTCCTGCTTTGACTGACTTTATTTTTATGGTTAAAGAAACAAGTTATATGTTTATTACAGGCCCTGAAGTTGTAAAAACAGTTACAAGTGAAGTGGTTACAAAAGAGGAGCTTGGCGGGGCAATGACTCACAATACTAAGAGTGGTGTTGCTCACTTTGCAGCTGAAAATGATGAAGATTGTCTTCTTAAGATTAGAGAGCTTATGAGTTACCTTCCAAATAACAATATGGAAGATGCACCGGTTGTACCTACGAAAGATGACCCAAACAGGGTCGAAATGTCTTTAAGGGAAATGGTACCTGTTGATCCTAACAAGCCTTATGATATGAAAGAAATTATTCAGAAAGTTGTAGATGATGGTAATTTCTTTGAGGTTCAGGAGTTTTTTGCAAAAAATATCATTGTTGGTTTTGGAAGACTTAATGGTAAAACTATCGGTATAGTTGCAAATCAGCCTTCAGTTTTAGCAGGTGCTCTTGATATCGACTCATCTGTAAAAGGTGCAAGATTTGTTAGATTCTGTGATGCCTTCAATATCCCTCTCCTTACATTTGTTGATGTTCCAGGATTTATGCCTGGTGTATCACAAGAGTATGGCGGAATAATTAAGCATGGTGCAAAACTTCTTTATGCTTACTGTGAGGCAACTGTTCCTAAAGTTACCCTTATTACAAGAAAGGCATATGGTGGAGCTTATGACGTTTTGAGCTCAAAGCATGTAAGAGGCGATATCAATTATGCTTATCCTACTGCTGAAATTGCAGTTATGGGGCCTGATGGAGCTGTTCAAATTCTATTTAGTAAAGAGGTAGCAAACGCAGAAGACCCTGTAGCCAAGAAAAAAGAGTTGACTGATAACTATAGAGAAACTTTTGCAAATCCATATAGAGCAGCAGAATTGGGGTTTGTTGATGAGGTTATTTTGCCTGAATATACTCGACCAAGATTGATTCAAGCATTTGAACTGTTGGCAAATAAGCGTCAGTCTGTACCACCTAAAAAACATGACAATTTGCCATTATAA
- a CDS encoding radical SAM protein, protein MIFDYSPEYTYPLYRPPSEAYSLIFQITEGCSYNKCTFCGMYVDKHFSLKSFDKFKLEVDRMPINYRHAVKRIFLADGDAVAYPTEGLIRILDYLNENFPNIERISSYAGAHALMKKKIDEWEELRKRKLTLLYFGLESGNDEVLTLMNKGMKSQKVKKKILELQGIGYDFSVMVILGAGGKLLSDVHAKDTALWINDVNPKYLGMLTLFIRRKKDYFEKIMTPTIGDLIEESKRILDGIETKGVIFRSNHISNFVTLKGVLSEDKGKLLNQIDQTLDYLKSKGLFNKYPDYYREEF, encoded by the coding sequence GTGATTTTTGATTACTCTCCTGAATATACCTATCCGCTTTATCGCCCGCCGAGTGAGGCTTATTCTCTCATTTTTCAGATAACGGAAGGTTGTTCTTACAATAAATGCACTTTTTGCGGAATGTATGTTGATAAGCATTTCTCCTTGAAAAGCTTTGATAAATTTAAGCTTGAAGTGGATAGAATGCCTATAAATTACAGGCACGCCGTTAAAAGAATATTTTTGGCTGACGGTGATGCCGTAGCTTATCCTACTGAAGGGCTTATAAGAATACTCGATTATTTGAACGAAAATTTTCCAAATATTGAAAGGATAAGTTCTTATGCCGGAGCACATGCGCTCATGAAAAAGAAAATAGACGAGTGGGAAGAGCTTAGAAAAAGGAAACTGACACTTTTATATTTTGGCTTGGAAAGCGGTAATGATGAAGTCTTGACCCTTATGAATAAGGGGATGAAAAGTCAGAAGGTTAAGAAAAAAATATTGGAGCTGCAAGGTATTGGTTATGACTTTTCAGTAATGGTAATTCTTGGTGCAGGCGGCAAACTTTTATCTGATGTTCATGCTAAAGATACTGCCTTATGGATAAATGATGTAAATCCCAAATATCTTGGTATGCTTACACTTTTTATAAGAAGGAAAAAGGATTATTTTGAAAAAATCATGACTCCTACTATTGGAGATTTGATTGAAGAGTCTAAAAGAATACTGGATGGGATTGAAACGAAAGGAGTTATTTTTAGAAGCAATCATATTTCAAATTTTGTAACTCTAAAAGGGGTTTTAAGCGAAGATAAAGGAAAATTGCTTAATCAAATCGATCAAACTCTTGACTATCTTAAATCAAAAGGTTTGTTCAACAAATACCCTGATTATTATCGTGAAGAGTTTTAA
- the metF gene encoding methylenetetrahydrofolate reductase [NAD(P)H] has product MKISDILKSKDFLISFEFFPPKKEENEHILFETISKLKPYNPDFVSITYGAGGSTREKTAYWTKHIKEDFGLNVMMHLTCVAATAEEISENLKMLEENGIKNILALRGDPPKDFPEDKIKKDFKYAYELVRFIKSKNDFSIGVAGYPEGHLESPNLNKDIEYLKMKVDSGADFVVTQLFFDNRYFYDFIDRAIKHNINVPILPGIMPITNINQVIRFTQMCGATVPESLVQSMADKSEEYMFEVGVEYCIKQCADLKKHGCKGLHFYTLNKSEATKMVLEGLK; this is encoded by the coding sequence ATGAAGATATCCGATATACTGAAAAGTAAAGATTTTTTAATATCTTTTGAATTTTTCCCACCTAAAAAAGAGGAGAATGAGCATATACTCTTTGAAACTATTTCCAAATTAAAACCATATAATCCTGACTTTGTATCAATTACTTATGGTGCGGGAGGAAGTACGAGGGAAAAAACTGCTTACTGGACAAAACATATAAAAGAGGATTTTGGACTGAATGTAATGATGCATCTTACTTGTGTTGCTGCGACTGCCGAGGAGATTAGTGAAAATTTAAAAATGCTTGAGGAAAATGGCATAAAAAATATTCTTGCTTTAAGAGGTGACCCGCCTAAGGATTTTCCGGAAGATAAGATAAAAAAAGATTTTAAATATGCTTATGAGTTGGTTAGGTTTATTAAAAGTAAAAACGATTTTTCAATAGGTGTTGCCGGCTATCCTGAAGGCCATTTGGAGTCTCCTAATTTAAATAAAGATATTGAGTATTTGAAAATGAAAGTAGATAGTGGTGCGGATTTTGTTGTTACTCAGCTATTTTTCGATAACAGATATTTTTATGATTTTATCGACAGAGCAATAAAGCACAACATAAATGTTCCGATTTTGCCGGGTATTATGCCTATAACTAATATTAATCAAGTTATAAGATTTACTCAGATGTGCGGAGCTACCGTACCTGAAAGTTTGGTGCAAAGTATGGCGGACAAGAGTGAAGAATATATGTTTGAAGTCGGTGTGGAATATTGTATAAAGCAATGTGCCGATTTGAAAAAGCATGGTTGTAAGGGGCTACATTTTTACACATTGAATAAATCCGAAGCTACAAAAATGGTTTTAGAGGGGTTAAAGTGA